The region ACCTTGGAAAGCTCGAGGAAGATGCTCACTTGGGCAATGAGGAACGCCTAATGCAAACTATGGGTCTAAAATTTAATGGAAAAACTAGTTTCAGACGGCGTAGATGGGATTGTGCTTTTCTTCCCTAGGGAGCCATTGTCTCCAAATAGCAACCATCATCTTGGAGGCTGAATGTGTCTCGTGAGTCTTTTCCATGCCATACATGCAACATCGGAACCAAGCAACCACTCGGGAGCGTTTCTCTATCACCAAAAAGAAGGTTGGAGTTTGAAGTAGTACAGTTAACACGTCGTGCACTTTTAGTCGCCATTCTCAGAAGGCAAATTTTACCTACTTCCATGCGAAAGGGCCACGCGACTGTGGCAGTGTTGGGCCGTTCAATAACCCCAATCGGCTAACATGTCAATTCAGCCATCACGATGACCGGTAGAAATGAATCTTCACTGATTTGATTTGATGAATGCAGGGCAACATGATCTTCACTCTTACTGGTAGGCTATCATGTTATTGCGTCACCACACCGACCCTGGTACTTCAGCCTGGCTAATTCCAATGTCGGGCTCCGTACCAGACCTATCAGGCTGTCATGCTGGCTACACAAGAGGACCAAAATGCCAGCACACAGTATGCCTTTCATCCGTCAGAACCGGGTTCCCGGGTATTGATTGGACATATGCCATCGCTGGTATGAAGAAACCAACAATCCTGTCCGTCGATGCTTTACACTGGCTGTATGGGTATTCACTACCGCTTTTGGATTGCGTAGAGGTCACTTGCCATTCAAATTTTAGCAGTATTGATATCGTCTATGGCTCTATTTGCGATTCAGCAGGTATGCATATGTAAATACGAAACTTGCTAAGCCGGCGTCGGCAATCGGGCAGCGCTCGAGAAACAATGAACGTTCTGTTCTAACGTGAAATCGTTATCAATAAGTAAAAGAACAACAGGGGTTGAGCCAGGTTATGAGGCTGTAACAAGTGATATGGTACCTGTCTCGTCAGTGCAATATATGAGATGCGATCTGTTGTTCCTATTTGCGCTTGTGGATGTATGAAGTAGCAGCAGTATTCGGGTGACGAGGTTAGATATAAATGTATCCCTTCCAAAAGAGGATTCCGGCTCGTTTCCGGTGGTGATTCTTGAAAAGGGTTCTGATCGCACATAAAACCACGTCAAGACTGAAAGCATACACATAGAGATGAGCAAAAGCTATAACAAGACCGGAAGTCCCTTCTAGTGCGTAGTGTGATAGTCAGGCAGCTATAGCATGTTCCATTCAACGTGCTGATATTTCCAAACCCGCCACCATCCGTGCTAATGCGTTGCCCCCGTCCTCTGGTCCTTAGCAGAAGAGGCCATGCATCATGCTATGGCCACCTCGCTTCTTGTGCATGTAGTGTATTTTTAGCTATATCTATGGAATTATAGCAATTTCCAGTTAAAACCATGTGGTAGGTACAAACCGACAGCCGGTTTACGCCCGACACGTCACTTGAGCCGCATCCCACCCCGCTCTCTTCCCGCGGAAGCTACAGACCAGATCTCAGGTAATTCCCAGCTTCCTGAAGAATTATACAAGAAGGGATGAGAGGATTCTAAATGGACCATGTACCAAGATGAGGGGGTCATGAAGAGTACTGTTCGAAGCTGCTTAGTACATTGAGCTGAACTCTTTCACCAAATACAAAGCGGTGTAATTTCTCGCTTGATTTGTCTACCTCTACTTAAGCCCTTCTAGTAAAGCAACCAAATTAGCGATAATATATGCACTTAAAAGGAATTGCAGTGCAGTTGTTTGAGTTTGCTAAACGTATTGTTTTCACGTGCAAACGTGGAGCCACAATGGCTGAAGCGCGTCTACGTCATTGCTCTACGAGCCGTGTACCTGCACTTCTCCCTATGCGCTGCCGCTTATCATCTACTTCACCACTTACCTAGCAATCGACCGGAAGCCTTAATCGCTTCCAATCTCTGGCCAGACTTACCGCCTCATTTGTTTCCAAGTACGAGACCTAGCGAATTAGCCAACAGCATGGGTGAGATGTGCAACAGCCTGGTAGTCAAACTTCAGCTAAACCTCACGCAGCTCCTCCAGCGGACTATTGTAAACATACACAACGTCGCGATAAGACGCCTCAAGCTGATTCAGTACCGTAGACAAGGTCCTCGAAGTCGACCCCAAGGCCTCCCAACAGCAGGTTCGCGATGCCTACAAAAAGTACACACATACCTTTTCACAAGTCTGGATGCCTTCTCTAATATGATACCCAGAGCAGCGCTAAAACACCACCCCGACCGCGTTCCCTCAGACTCTCCGGAACGCGCCAGTCGCACGAAGAAATTCCAACAAATCAACGATGCCTACTATACCCTCTCAGATACCACGCGCCGCCGGGATTACGATGCCGCACGCATGTACAATAGCTTCACAGGTAGCACCACCACACCCGACTCGGACCCTGAAGAAGAGATTCCCAATGCTGGAGCTGCGGGTGGCGCAGGAGGATTCGCCCAAGGCTTTCCATGGTCTGCATTTGGGTTTGGCAGTGCCCCCGCAGGTAATACGGAAGAGAGTCACAATCGCTTCAGCGAGGAGCAGTTTGGCGGCATCTTCGAAGAAATGCTGAGGGAAGAAGGTATGGCGGACGAAGATGCGCATCCTACGGGCAAGTTCTGGAGTTTTGTTGGTGGGCTTAGTGGCGCGGCTATGGGCTTCATTGTGGCCAACTTCCCCGGTATGGTTGCGGGAGCTGTGGCAGGGAATAGACTTGGGGCGGTCAGGGATACGAAGGGAAAGAGCGTCTATGCGGTGTTCCAGGAAATGCCGCAGGCGGAAAAGGCGCGCTTGTTGAGTGGGTTGGCGGCAAAGGTGTTTGCCAATGTTGTGTCTGCATGAGGTTGCATCAGGGTGTATACAAAGACTACCTCAGGCGCCAGACACGTCGATTAGAGTTGAGGTGGAAGTCCTTGATTAGTTGTATGACTGATGATATCCTTTGCGTTGATAGTAACCCTTTCACATCAGCTCTCAATAGAATTCTTTGTTAGCACAGGTCAATGACACGACCTCACGGTAGCACTTGAATAAAGCCGATTCCAAAAAAAGGTAACTAAATTTTGTTTTCCGTTCGTATGAAGGGAGGGATATCTCTGAAGCCTAGCAAGCAAAATAGGAAAAGGAATTACAACATAGTCCAGCACAACCCATCGTTCACATCGTGAAACTTGTACACACGTGCCACCTTTTGAGTCCATGCGTCGTGAAGAGGTCCTTTAAAGCGCAAAAAGAAAAAAGCTCCGTCTCTTCCCTGTCAAAACCCATCGTCATCTTTTCCTGTAAACTTGTTCACCACCCGCCAGATGGTGAAGACATGTTCAGCCGTTCCTAGGGACACTCGTCAACCCCATCGattcttcttcttcacatGAATCTCGACGCCATACTCGCCAAACTAGCCAGTCCGCCAATGCCACCCGCCACGCTCTGCATGTCGATATTCGCCAGACCACTCATCATGCCGCCACCTCCTCCATTTGCAGTAGCAGACGTCCTGGTTGTGGTGGTCTCTCTGCCATAGCCCTGGCTTCCATAGTAGCCACCACCATTGTTATGCGAGGAGCCAGAGTATCCGCCCCTCGCGGTCTGGTGGCCACCACCACCAGTTTGGGGTAAATTGACGCCAAACTGCCTGGCAAGCTTGTGCAAGACACCACCCGAGACCAAGGGCATAATGACCATGAAGAAGACCTTGTACGGGTGTCTTTGGGCATAGCGCCAGATCTCGCGTAGGAAATGCTGCAACTTCTTGTACAGGTGCTGCATGTACGAGTCGCGTGGCGACCGCTTATACCGTGATGTGGAGCTATGGTggcgcgacgacgacgagtacgacgaGGATGCGTAGCCGGGACGGTACGAGGACGTAGAGCGGCGACCAGGCGAGCCGGTGGAAAACGGATTCCAGTTACTGCTGCCCATGGTTGCGGTGTTGTGCGCGTGCGAATGCGACAACGAAGACGAGGTGAGGAGTAACGTCGGTTTAGGGGCGAGCGAGCGTGTTAGCGGTGGTGCGCTTGTGGAGGCGGAGCGTGGGCGCGAAGTATGGGCGCGGACAACCGAGGCTGGGATGCGATGATGCGAATTGTATGTTGTAGCGTAGCGCATGTAAGCGCAGATGTAAGAGGTAGTTGATGTAGGTatgtgtgtatgtgtgtaTGATGTGTGTTTGTGTGTGATTAAATCGAATCTGGCGACTTGAAACTGTGACTGTATGACTGTTTGATGTGTGAGTCTTTACCAGCAATACAGTGACAAGACGACAACAACAAGACAAAAACACAAACTAGGGGACTAGAATAGAACGCTCTCGTCGTACCAAGTAGCCGACCGGTGAAGGCTGGATTATGTGGTGATGCAGATGTGGGTCTTTTG is a window of Pyrenophora tritici-repentis strain M4 chromosome 2, whole genome shotgun sequence DNA encoding:
- a CDS encoding GRP domain containing protein yields the protein MQHLYKKLQHFLREIWRYAQRHPYKVFFMVIMPLVSGGVLHKLARQFGVNLPQTGGGGHQTARGGYSGSSHNNGGGYYGSQGYGRETTTTRTSATANGGGGGMMSGLANIDMQSVAGGIGGLASLASMASRFM
- a CDS encoding DnaJ, DnaJ-class molecular chaperone with C-terminal Zn finger domain protein → MAPPADYYKVLEVDPKASQQQVRDAYKKAALKHHPDRVPSDSPERASRTKKFQQINDAYYTLSDTTRRRDYDAARMYNSFTGSTTTPDSDPEEEIPNAGAAGGAGGFAQGFPWSAFGFGSAPAGNTEESHNRFSEEQFGGIFEEMLREEGMADEDAHPTGKFWSFVGGLSGAAMGFIVANFPGMVAGAVAGNRLGAVRDTKGKSVYAVFQEMPQAEKARLLSGLAAKVFANVVSA